A window of Castanea sativa cultivar Marrone di Chiusa Pesio chromosome 1, ASM4071231v1 contains these coding sequences:
- the LOC142640084 gene encoding 4-coumarate--CoA ligase-like 9, translated as MDQKKPPIDPESGFNSETNTFHSLRPPIHLPPQHLPISASEYAFSLRVNSPWPDSLALINSSTGQRVSYSEFTRKTKTLASYLHSVLGLSKGHTAFVLSQNLVQVPILYFSLLSLGIVVSPANPLSTESEISSLIQLCNPVIAFATSSSAHKLSNISLRFKTIVLDSPEFDSMMTSPVQMIEPVEVSQSDLAAILYSSGTTGRVKGVMLTHRNLIVSVAGPYSYRTERESPAVFLYTMPCFHVFGFFYSLKSVAMSEVVVLMERFDLRKMLKAVGEFRVTHVAMAPPVVVAMAKTDVTKGCDLSSLEGVACGTAPIAKDVISNFLAKFPRVVFVQGYGLTETTGSVCRTVGQEEAFHWGATGKLSGGFEAKIINPDTGDALPPGKQGELWIRGPSIMKGYIGDPEATSATLVEGGWLRTGDLCYIDEEGFLFVVDRLKELIKYKGYQVAPAELEHLLQSHPEIVDAAVIPYPDEEAGQVPMAFVVRQPRSSLGEAEIIDFVAKRVAPYKKIRRVTFVNSLPKSATGKLLRKDLRKIVSVNSSSRL; from the exons ATGGACCAAAAGAAGCCTCCCATCGATCCAGAGAGTGGTTTCAACTCAGAAACAAACACTTTCCACAGCCTCAGACCCCCAATCCATCTTCCACCACAACACCTTCCTATTTCAGCTTCTGAATACGCTTTCTCGCTCCGAGTGAACTCGCCATGGCCTGACTCACTCGCTCTCATCAACTCCTCCACTGGTCAACGCGTCTCGTACTCCGAGTTCACTCGCAAAACCAAAACTCTAGCCTCCTATCTTCACTCCGTCCTCGGACTCTCCAAAGGCCACACCGCTTTCGTTCTCTCCCAAAACCTCGTCCAGGTTCCAATCCTCTACTTCTCGCTCCTCTCTCTTGGGATAGTCGTCTCTCCGGCTAACCCACTCAGCACCGAGTCTGAGATTTCAAGCCTAATCCAACTATGCAACCCAGTGATCGCGTTTGCCACTTCATCAAGCGCTCACAAACTTTCAAACATTTCTCTCCGTTTCAAAACCATTGTCCTCGACTCGCCCGAGTTCGACTCAATGATGACGAGTCCGGTACAAATGATCGAGCCCGTCGAAGTGAGCCAGTCCGATTTGGCGGCGATATTGTACTCGTCGGGGACCACCGGGAGAGTCAAAGGAGTGATGCTGACTCACCGGAACCTGATTGTGAGTGTCGCCGGTCCCTACTCTTACCGGACGGAGAGGGAGTCGCCTGCGGTGTTCCTATACACGATGCCTTGCTTTCACGTGTTCGGGTTTTTCTACAGCTTGAAGTCGGTGGCTATGAGCGAGGTGGTGGTGCTAATGGAGAGGTTTGATCTGAGGAAGATGTTGAAGGCGGTGGGGGAGTTTAGAGTGACCCACGTGGCGATGGCCCCGCCGGTGGTGGTGGCCATGGCCAAGACTGATGTAACGAAAGGCTGCGACTTGAGCTCGTTGGAAGGAGTTGCGTGCGGTACGGCTCCGATTGCAAAGGATGTCATCTCCAATTTCTTGGCCAAGTTTCCAAGAGTAGTCTTTGTACag GGTTATGGGCTAACTGAAACAACGGGGTCAGTGTGCCGAACAGTGGGTCAAGAGGAGGCTTTTCACTGGGGAGCAACAGGAAAACTTTCAGGTGGTTTTGAAGCTAAAATTATAAACCCGGACACAGGGGATGCTTTGCCACCGGGCAAGCAAGGGGAGCTCTGGATTAGAGGACCCTCAATTATGAAAG GTTATATTGGTGATCCGGAAGCAACTTCTGCCACTTTAGTAGAAGGTGGTTGGTTGAGAACAGGTGATCTTTGTTATATTGATGAGGAAGGTTTCCTATTTGTTGTAGATAGGCTTAAAGAATTGATCAAATACAAGGGATATCAG GTAGCCCCTGCAGAGCTGGAACATTTGCTTCAGTCCCACCCGGAGATAGTTGATGCTGCTGTTATACC ATACCCTGATGAAGAAGCTGGTCAAGTGCCAATGGCTTTTGTGGTTAGACAACCTCGAAGCTCCCTCGGCGAAGCAGAAATAATTGATTTTGTCGCAAAACGG GTTGCACCATACAAGAAAATAAGACGCGTAACGTTTGTGAATTCCTTACCCAAGAGTGCAACTGGAAAATTATTGAGAAAGGATTTGAGGAAGATTGTTTCTGTTAACTCTTCTTCTCGGTTATGA
- the LOC142632159 gene encoding uncharacterized protein LOC142632159, producing the protein MVLNQLPLRSLLRKADYIGRVAKWGTILGAFNIKYIPRTSINGKVLANLVAEFTEPSLEENTQKPNMDGKSVSIISLMEPLSWKVYVDGAANQRGSRVELVMVSPEGITIKKSLRLYFSATNNGAKYEALLVGMVVVHKMRGRTVEIFSDSSLVVGQVKGELEARDVRMQDYLIKLGTCNRGLNPSPYNTSRGAKTRMLTLLPPLQPPRHRVYLGLSWLRICTSP; encoded by the coding sequence ATGGTTCTAAACCAACTCCCCCTTCGATCACTGCTTCGAAAGGCCGATTACATAGGGAGGGTTGCAAAGTGGGGGACGATCCTAGGGGCCTTTAATATCAAGTACATACCTCGCACTTCTATAAATGGCAAAGTCCTCGCGAATCTGGTGGCTGAGTTCACTGAGCCTTCGCTAGAAGAGAATACTCAAAAGCCcaacatggatggaaaatcagttagCATAATCTCCCTCATGGAACCCCTATCATGgaaggtgtatgttgatggtgcGGCAAACCAAAGAGGATCGAGAGTGGAGTTGGTCATGGTATCTCCTGAAGGGATCACCATTAAGAAATCCCTAAGGCTTTACTTCTCAGCCACAAACAATGGGGCTAAGTACGAGGCTTTGTTGGTCGGAATGGTTGTGGTTCACAAAATGAGAGGAAGAACGGTGGAGATATTTTCTGATTCAAGTTTGGTTGTAGGCCAAGTAAAAGGAGAACTGGAAGCCAGGGACGTGAGAATGCAAGACTACTTGATCAAGTTAGGCACTTGCAACCGGGGTTTGAACCCTTCTCCCTACAACACATCCCGAGGAGCAAAAACACGCATGCTGACTCTCTTGCCACCCTTGCAACCTCCTCGACACAGGGTTTACCTTGGGTTATCTTGGTTGAGGATCTGTACAAGCCCCTGA